In the Bacteroidia bacterium genome, ATGGTTGAATAAATTGAGGATCGAAACCTGTATTAGAAGGGAAAACCGGAACAATAATATCAGAACCATCTGCATTCTTTCCGGTAAGCGTTCCATTGGCATTTCTAAAAACAAACATCATTGCCTTAACCTGAGTATACTGGTTAAAGCCATATAAGCTATCTAAGCGAAAGGATTTTTTAAAAACATTGTTTCCAATTGGAGTCATTAAGGCATTTGCATCAGCAGTACCCCACACAAAAGGCTTCAGTAACCAGTCACCGGTATATGCAGAAGCGTCGGTAATTAAACCGGTATGCATATAAATTTGGCTTTGACCTTGTAACCCTGCATTCCCTTGGGAAGCATTGAAATAAACGGTTATGGAGTCATTTTGAGTAGGGTACGGAATGTCGGTATAAACCACTTGTGCATAAGTACTAAGTGATAATACGGAACAAACTGCTGCAAATAGCTTTTTCATAAACTGGAATTAAGGAATAAAATTAATTATTCAAAAAGAATACTTTCTCCGTTTTGATGGATTTTCCACCACTAACCATAGAAACAAAATACGTTCCGGTAGCCAATTTTGAGCCATCAGCTCCTACACCGGTCCAAACTAACTGATGTTTACCTTGGGTCATGGCACCATCAAACAACAATGCTACTTGTTTACCGGTTAAATCAGTAACAACAATCTGACAATTTCCTTCGGTTTTGTTGAAGGCAAAATCAAGATTCATTCTTTCGGAGAATGGATTAGGGTAAGCTACGAAGTTGTTTAGATTACCAATTTCGCTAAAACCGGTACTTTTAATAATTGTAACAAAATCACTAACGGAGTTATCGGTAGAGTTAATTACCAATGGATTATCGGTATTGAAATCTTTTGCGAAGATATCCTGACATCCTTGCTGGTCCCTTCCACTAAGCTGACCGTCTTTACTTCTAAACACCATACCCATGGTATAAACAGTAGCACCTGAAGGAAGTGGGGTATTCACAACTACCACACCATTGTTGGCACCGGCATCTTGACTTAATAAATTTGGATCGGAATAATAATCTTCCAATACCAGGTTAAGTTCATATACGCCGTTTCCGACCGGAGTCATTAATCCTTTTCCGTTGTCTTGTGGATTTTGTCCCCAATCGCCAACCACATGTTGCCAAACTTCAGAAGCGTAAGGAATAATTTGTTCTAAGCAAAATTGTTGATCGGTTTTATTTACGTCAGTACTATGACTACATACACCACTATGGATATACACTTTATCTTCCGGAACAATGGCTCCGCCACCATTTCCATCACCACCAAGGTTACAGTCGGTATTACTCATTAACTTAGTGTCGATACGAATAGTAACATTGGTTTGGGCAAAAACAGCCGATCCAATTAATAGGGATGAAACAAGGGTAAAGACTTTTTTCATTTGATTACGGTTTTAGGTTAAACTAGATTAGAATTTAGAAATTTTGATTGTTTGTTGGTTAATTTTCAGGTAGTAGATACCGGTATTGTAGAAGCTCATATCAATGCTATTTTCGCCTGCATTCATATCCCATTTAGCTAATTCATTGCCCAAAATCGAGTATAGGATTACTGAGGAATTTGATTTTAGCTCAACCGTTAAATTATTGGCAACAGGATTTGGAAAAAGTTTGAAGGATGAACTAAGCGCATCTTCGATACCTACCTCAGTTACCACAATTTGATATGTTTGAACATCTGATCCACAGGAATTTGAAACCGAGAGAGAAACATTGTATGTACCGGGAGCAACGAAAGTATAGGACGGATTGGCAGTGGTGTTATCTGTACTTCCATTGCTGGTGAAATCCCATGCATAGCTTGTACCAATTGGTTGAGATGAACTGGTAAATGAAACAGACAATCCGGTGGCAACATAGGTAAAGTCGGAAGTTGGGGTAGTTCCTTCGGTGATATAAATAATATCCTGAGCGGTACAACCAAAGTTATCTGTCACTACAA is a window encoding:
- a CDS encoding T9SS type A sorting domain-containing protein translates to MKKVFTLVSSLLIGSAVFAQTNVTIRIDTKLMSNTDCNLGGDGNGGGAIVPEDKVYIHSGVCSHSTDVNKTDQQFCLEQIIPYASEVWQHVVGDWGQNPQDNGKGLMTPVGNGVYELNLVLEDYYSDPNLLSQDAGANNGVVVVNTPLPSGATVYTMGMVFRSKDGQLSGRDQQGCQDIFAKDFNTDNPLVINSTDNSVSDFVTIIKSTGFSEIGNLNNFVAYPNPFSERMNLDFAFNKTEGNCQIVVTDLTGKQVALLFDGAMTQGKHQLVWTGVGADGSKLATGTYFVSMVSGGKSIKTEKVFFLNN
- a CDS encoding T9SS type A sorting domain-containing protein, producing GVTAISMVFRNADGSLTGKDDNNNDIFLNINQIPPYSTFPGVTGQVISSQFSSILWNDNSTGTTLPISTGGSYWARVTDINGCTAADTIQVTLHNQPFVDAGSNQSLCDGESTTLDAGSGFASYAWSNGATTQSINVADSGEYTIVVTDNFGCTAQDIIYITEGTTPTSDFTYVATGLSVSFTSSSQPIGTSYAWDFTSNGSTDNTTANPSYTFVAPGTYNVSLSVSNSCGSDVQTYQIVVTEVGIEDALSSSFKLFPNPVANNLTVELKSNSSVILYSILGNELAKWDMNAGENSIDMSFYNTGIYYLKINQQTIKISKF